The Microbacterium paraoxydans genome includes a window with the following:
- a CDS encoding acyl carrier protein: MAFTNDEVLAGLAELITDETGINASEVALEKSFTDDLDIDSISMMTIVVNAEEKFGVTIPDDEVKNLKTVGDAVNFIVAGQE; this comes from the coding sequence ATGGCTTTCACCAACGATGAGGTCCTCGCCGGCCTCGCAGAGCTGATCACCGACGAGACCGGCATCAACGCCAGCGAGGTCGCCCTGGAGAAGTCGTTCACGGACGACCTCGACATCGACTCGATCTCGATGATGACGATCGTCGTCAACGCCGAGGAGAAGTTCGGCGTCACCATCCCGGACGACGAGGTCAAGAACCTGAAGACCGTCGGCGACGCCGTCAACTTCATCGTCGCGGGCCAGGAGTAA
- the aceE gene encoding pyruvate dehydrogenase (acetyl-transferring), homodimeric type produces MTVHDQDPYSQGPLDSDPEETGEWQQSLDELVDAKGHGRGREIMLSLLKRSKELHLNVPMVPTTDYINTIAPENEPEFPGDEEIERRYRAWIRWNAAITVHRAQRPGIGVGGHISTYASSAALYEVGFNHFFKGADHPGGADQIFIQGHASPGTYARSFLEGRLTEDQLDGFRQEKSHAPNGIPSYPHPRLMPEYWQFPTVSMGLGPINAIYQAMSNKYLENRGIKDTSQSHVWAFLGDGEMDEVESRGQLQVAANEGLDNLTFVVNCNLQRLDGPVRGNGKIVQELESFFRGAGWNVIKVIWGREWDDLLARDTEGALLNLMNVTPDGDYQTYKAESGAYIREHFFGRDERAAALVKDYSDDDIWNLKRGGHDYRKVYAAFKAATEHKGKPTVILAKTVKGYGLGPQFEGRNATHQMKKMTLDNLKTFRDAMHIPITDAQLEENPYLPPYYNPGPQDETIQYMLERRKALGGFLPERRSTHVGLSLPEENAYALPKKGSGTQEIATTMAFVRLLKDLLRSKEFGHRIVPIIPDEARTFGMDAYFPTAKIYNPNGQHYTSVDRELLLAYKESPQGQIVHVGINEAGALAAFTAAGTSYATHGEPLIPIYIFYSMFGFQRTGDAQWAAGDQMARGFIIGATAGRTTLTGEGLQHADGHSHLLASTNPATVSYDPAYGYEIAHIMRSGLERMYGGQHEDPNVMYYLTVYNEPMVQPAEPADVDVDGIVRGIHRVSVGEGDGPRAQLFASGVGLPWALEAQELLKKDWGVVADVWSVTSWTELRRDGLAADEHNFLHPDQEPRTAYLTQKLQGAEGPVVAVSDFMHAVQDQIRPWVPNRFATLGADGFGFSDTRAAARRFFKIDGPSIVVRTLQALAEEGKVDRGLSAQAIEKYRLHDVNAGTSGNAGGES; encoded by the coding sequence GTGACCGTCCACGACCAGGATCCGTACTCTCAGGGCCCCCTCGACAGCGATCCGGAAGAGACCGGTGAGTGGCAGCAGTCGCTCGACGAGCTGGTGGACGCCAAGGGCCACGGCCGCGGGCGCGAGATCATGCTCAGCCTGCTCAAGCGCTCCAAGGAACTGCACCTGAACGTGCCGATGGTTCCGACCACCGACTACATCAACACCATCGCCCCGGAGAACGAGCCTGAGTTCCCCGGCGACGAGGAGATCGAGCGGCGCTACCGCGCCTGGATCCGCTGGAACGCCGCCATCACGGTGCACCGCGCCCAGCGCCCCGGCATCGGCGTCGGCGGTCACATCTCCACCTACGCGTCCTCGGCGGCGCTGTACGAGGTGGGCTTCAACCACTTCTTCAAGGGCGCGGACCACCCCGGTGGCGCCGACCAGATCTTCATTCAGGGCCACGCCTCCCCCGGCACCTACGCCCGCTCCTTCCTCGAGGGTCGCCTCACCGAGGACCAGCTCGACGGCTTCCGCCAGGAGAAGTCGCACGCGCCGAACGGCATCCCGTCGTACCCGCACCCGCGCCTGATGCCGGAGTACTGGCAGTTCCCGACCGTGTCGATGGGTCTCGGCCCGATCAACGCGATCTACCAGGCGATGTCGAACAAGTACCTCGAGAACCGCGGCATCAAGGACACCTCGCAGTCGCACGTCTGGGCCTTCCTCGGCGACGGCGAGATGGACGAGGTCGAGAGCCGCGGTCAGCTGCAGGTCGCCGCCAACGAGGGCCTCGACAACCTCACCTTCGTCGTGAACTGCAACCTGCAGCGTCTCGACGGCCCGGTGCGCGGCAACGGCAAGATCGTCCAGGAGCTCGAGTCGTTCTTCCGCGGCGCGGGCTGGAACGTCATCAAGGTGATCTGGGGCCGCGAGTGGGACGACCTGCTCGCCCGCGACACCGAGGGCGCACTGCTCAACCTCATGAACGTCACCCCCGACGGCGACTACCAGACGTACAAGGCCGAGTCCGGCGCGTACATCCGGGAACACTTCTTCGGCCGCGACGAGCGCGCCGCCGCGCTGGTCAAGGACTACTCCGACGACGACATCTGGAACCTCAAGCGCGGTGGCCACGACTACCGCAAGGTCTACGCCGCTTTCAAGGCCGCGACCGAGCACAAGGGCAAGCCGACGGTCATCCTCGCGAAGACCGTCAAGGGCTACGGGCTGGGCCCGCAGTTCGAGGGCCGCAACGCGACCCACCAGATGAAGAAGATGACGCTGGACAACCTCAAGACGTTCCGCGACGCGATGCACATCCCGATCACGGACGCGCAGCTCGAGGAGAACCCGTACCTGCCCCCGTACTACAACCCGGGACCGCAGGACGAGACGATCCAGTACATGCTCGAGCGCCGCAAGGCCCTCGGCGGCTTCCTCCCGGAGCGCCGCTCGACGCACGTCGGCCTGTCCCTTCCCGAGGAGAACGCCTACGCGCTCCCGAAGAAGGGCTCCGGCACGCAGGAGATCGCCACGACCATGGCGTTCGTCCGTCTGCTGAAGGACCTGCTGCGCTCGAAGGAGTTCGGCCACCGCATCGTGCCGATCATCCCCGACGAGGCGCGCACGTTCGGCATGGACGCGTACTTCCCGACCGCGAAGATCTACAACCCCAACGGCCAGCACTACACGTCGGTCGACCGGGAGCTGCTGCTCGCCTACAAGGAGAGCCCGCAGGGACAGATCGTCCACGTCGGCATCAACGAGGCCGGTGCTCTCGCGGCGTTCACCGCCGCGGGCACGTCGTACGCGACGCACGGCGAGCCGCTGATCCCGATCTACATCTTCTACTCGATGTTCGGCTTCCAGCGCACCGGTGACGCCCAGTGGGCCGCCGGCGACCAGATGGCCCGCGGCTTCATCATCGGCGCCACCGCCGGACGCACCACCCTCACGGGTGAGGGCCTCCAGCACGCCGACGGACACTCGCACCTGCTCGCCTCGACCAACCCGGCGACGGTCTCCTACGATCCCGCGTACGGCTACGAGATCGCGCACATCATGCGTTCCGGTCTCGAGCGGATGTACGGCGGGCAGCACGAAGACCCGAACGTCATGTACTACCTCACGGTGTACAACGAGCCGATGGTCCAGCCCGCGGAGCCGGCCGACGTGGATGTGGACGGCATCGTCCGCGGCATCCACCGCGTCTCCGTCGGCGAGGGCGACGGCCCCCGTGCCCAGCTCTTCGCCTCCGGCGTCGGCCTGCCGTGGGCGCTCGAGGCCCAGGAGCTGCTGAAGAAGGACTGGGGTGTCGTCGCCGACGTGTGGTCGGTCACCTCGTGGACCGAGCTGCGCCGCGACGGCCTCGCCGCCGACGAGCACAACTTCCTCCACCCGGACCAGGAGCCGCGCACCGCGTACCTCACGCAGAAGCTCCAGGGCGCCGAGGGTCCCGTCGTCGCGGTCAGCGACTTCATGCACGCCGTGCAGGACCAGATCCGCCCGTGGGTCCCGAACCGCTTCGCCACGCTCGGCGCCGACGGCTTCGGCTTCTCGGACACCCGTGCCGCGGCCCGCCGCTTCTTCAAGATCGACGGACCGTCGATCGTCGTGCGCACGCTGCAGGCGCTGGCCGAGGAGGGCAAGGTCGACCGCGGCCTCTCCGCCCAGGCCATCGAGAAGTACCGCCTGCACGACGTGAACGCCGGCACGAGCGGCAACGCAGGCGGCGAAAGCTGA
- a CDS encoding beta-ketoacyl-ACP synthase III: MTASLAQIAGPAYTRIYAFGAARGENAVPNEDLIGPIDSSDEWIRQRTGIVTRARADKETDAIDLATAAAAEAIEKSGVPADQVDLVIVATISNPKQTPSVSAIVADRVGANPAAAYDINAACAGYAYAVAQADALIKAGAARHALVIGTEKLSDVVDPADRSISFLLGDGAGAALIGPSDTPGIAPAVWGSDGSKADAVGMNGTLTDFRDGVVPWPTLRQEGPTVFRWAVWEMAKVAREALAKAGIEASDLAAFIPHQANMRIIDEFAKQLGLPETTVIARDIETTGNTSAASIPLASHRLMAEHPELSGGLALQIGFGAGLVFAAQVVVLP, translated from the coding sequence ATGACCGCCTCCCTCGCCCAGATCGCCGGGCCCGCCTACACCCGCATCTACGCGTTCGGCGCGGCTCGCGGCGAGAACGCGGTGCCCAACGAAGACCTCATCGGGCCGATCGACTCCAGCGACGAGTGGATCCGTCAGCGCACCGGCATCGTCACGCGCGCCCGGGCGGACAAGGAGACGGACGCCATCGACCTCGCGACCGCGGCGGCAGCCGAGGCCATCGAGAAGTCGGGTGTCCCCGCCGACCAGGTCGATCTCGTCATCGTCGCGACCATCAGCAACCCGAAGCAGACGCCGTCGGTCTCGGCCATCGTCGCCGACCGCGTCGGGGCCAACCCGGCCGCGGCGTATGACATCAACGCGGCCTGCGCCGGCTACGCCTATGCGGTCGCGCAGGCGGATGCGCTCATCAAGGCCGGAGCCGCCCGCCACGCCCTCGTGATCGGCACGGAGAAGCTCTCCGACGTCGTCGACCCGGCCGACCGCAGCATCTCGTTCCTCCTCGGCGACGGCGCCGGCGCCGCGCTCATCGGCCCCAGCGACACGCCGGGCATCGCCCCCGCGGTCTGGGGCAGCGACGGTTCCAAGGCCGACGCCGTCGGTATGAACGGCACCCTCACCGACTTCCGCGACGGCGTGGTGCCGTGGCCGACACTCCGCCAGGAGGGCCCGACGGTCTTCCGCTGGGCCGTGTGGGAGATGGCCAAGGTCGCCCGGGAGGCGCTGGCCAAGGCCGGGATCGAGGCCTCCGACCTCGCCGCCTTCATCCCGCACCAGGCCAACATGCGCATCATCGACGAGTTCGCCAAGCAGCTCGGTCTGCCGGAGACCACCGTCATCGCCCGCGACATCGAGACCACCGGCAACACGTCGGCCGCCTCGATCCCGCTCGCCAGCCACCGCCTCATGGCCGAGCACCCGGAGCTCTCCGGCGGCCTCGCCCTGCAGATCGGCTTCGGCGCCGGCCTCGTCTTCGCAGCCCAGGTCGTCGTCCTCCCCTGA
- a CDS encoding helix-turn-helix domain-containing protein: MWDQQLTQTAFGARVGIDQSALAKKLRGQRGWSLDEVATVAAELGVSVSYLFGEGEGVGPAGIEPTTSTV, translated from the coding sequence ATGTGGGACCAGCAGCTCACGCAGACCGCCTTCGGCGCGCGGGTCGGTATCGACCAGAGCGCACTGGCCAAGAAGCTGCGCGGCCAGCGCGGCTGGAGCCTCGACGAGGTGGCCACCGTTGCCGCCGAGCTGGGCGTGAGCGTGTCCTACCTGTTCGGTGAGGGTGAGGGTGTGGGCCCTGCCGGGATCGAACCGACGACATCCACGGTGTAA
- a CDS encoding PucR family transcriptional regulator: MDKAATLTWLRRISGDIATVTIKRLEDTLPWYADMPPARRSAVGLVAQAGITSFIQWYDDPTSTPWIAADIFAAAPRELLRSVSLQQTLQLIRVTVEVTEERVAGKGEHLREAILLYSRDVAFAAADVYARAAEARGLWDARLEALVVDSILTGEADEELPSRIAALGWHGHGEVAVLVGTTPPQFDVDLVRRTARKLAVDVLIGVQGSRLVLVLGRARVEGQEGEDEELGFQEIAARLEPSFGPGFVVLGPAVAALVDASQSARAALAGFAVARAWRSAPRPVEADDLLPERALAGDPLAKQTLIERIYRPLQAHSTDLVTTLWSYLDNGRSLEATARELFVHPNTVRYRLKRVSEVIGWDATGPREALILQTALILGSIGAAEQVRRRPPLRRPPR, translated from the coding sequence ATGGACAAGGCCGCCACGCTCACCTGGCTGCGCCGGATCTCCGGCGACATCGCCACGGTGACGATCAAGCGGCTGGAGGACACCCTCCCCTGGTACGCCGACATGCCACCGGCCCGCCGCTCCGCGGTCGGGCTGGTGGCGCAGGCGGGCATCACCTCGTTCATCCAGTGGTACGACGACCCGACGTCCACCCCGTGGATCGCCGCGGACATCTTCGCCGCCGCTCCCCGTGAGCTGCTGCGGAGCGTGAGTCTGCAGCAGACCCTCCAGCTCATCCGCGTCACGGTCGAGGTGACCGAGGAACGGGTGGCGGGCAAGGGCGAGCACCTTCGCGAGGCCATCCTGCTCTACTCGCGGGACGTGGCGTTCGCCGCCGCCGACGTCTACGCGCGCGCCGCCGAGGCCCGCGGCCTCTGGGACGCGCGGCTCGAGGCGCTCGTCGTCGACTCGATCCTCACGGGCGAGGCCGACGAGGAGCTTCCCAGCCGGATCGCCGCTCTCGGGTGGCACGGCCACGGAGAGGTCGCGGTCCTCGTGGGCACCACGCCTCCGCAGTTCGACGTCGACCTCGTGCGTCGCACGGCGCGGAAGCTCGCGGTCGACGTCTTGATCGGCGTGCAGGGCTCGCGCCTCGTGCTCGTGCTCGGACGCGCGCGCGTCGAGGGCCAGGAGGGCGAGGACGAGGAGCTCGGGTTCCAGGAGATCGCGGCCCGTCTGGAGCCGTCGTTCGGCCCGGGGTTCGTCGTGCTGGGGCCGGCTGTCGCTGCCCTCGTCGACGCCAGCCAGAGCGCGCGTGCGGCGCTGGCCGGATTCGCGGTGGCTCGCGCCTGGCGGAGCGCACCGCGGCCCGTCGAAGCCGACGACCTGCTCCCGGAGCGCGCCCTCGCCGGCGACCCTCTCGCGAAGCAGACCCTGATCGAGCGCATCTACCGCCCGCTGCAGGCGCACTCGACCGACCTCGTCACGACGCTCTGGAGCTATCTCGACAACGGCCGTTCCCTCGAGGCGACGGCCCGCGAGCTCTTCGTGCATCCGAACACCGTCCGCTACCGCCTGAAGCGGGTGAGCGAGGTCATCGGGTGGGACGCGACCGGGCCCCGCGAGGCGCTCATCCTGCAGACGGCGCTCATCCTCGGCTCCATCGGGGCCGCGGAGCAGGTACGCCGCCGTCCGCCGCTGCGCCGCCCTCCGCGCTGA
- a CDS encoding helix-turn-helix domain-containing protein: MTNQPTQDRWVTPGVAAAALGVDPRTLSRLADKGVIVAIRPGGEGSHRRYLEASIEARLAQGPWDAA, encoded by the coding sequence ATGACGAATCAGCCTACTCAGGACAGATGGGTCACTCCCGGCGTCGCGGCGGCTGCTCTCGGCGTCGATCCCCGCACCCTCTCCCGCCTCGCTGACAAGGGCGTCATCGTCGCGATCCGCCCGGGCGGCGAGGGTAGCCACCGCCGGTACCTGGAAGCGTCCATCGAGGCGCGACTCGCACAGGGGCCCTGGGATGCCGCATGA
- a CDS encoding YczE/YyaS/YitT family protein, which yields MLFRAVFLPFTATSRRDLVERLVQLVGGLFLYGVALGFMVRGGIGVAPWDVLSLGVARWTGLGYGLVTVLISIVVLLLWIPLRQRVGLGTLLNALLIGPFADLTLLVLPAPPSVWVGAPMFVFGLVLLAFATGLYIAADFGPGPRDGLMTGLVRVTRWPVWLARTVIEGSVLLIGFLLGGPVGVGTVLFAFGVGPLIGWFLPRIERRRRERSQRLAVGASAPLGP from the coding sequence ATGCTCTTCCGTGCCGTCTTCCTGCCGTTCACCGCGACCAGCCGTCGAGACCTGGTCGAGCGGCTGGTGCAGCTCGTGGGCGGGCTCTTCCTCTACGGCGTCGCCCTCGGCTTCATGGTGCGAGGCGGCATCGGCGTCGCGCCCTGGGACGTGCTCTCGCTGGGTGTCGCGCGCTGGACGGGACTCGGGTACGGACTCGTCACGGTGCTGATCTCGATCGTCGTCCTGCTGCTGTGGATCCCGCTCCGCCAACGGGTGGGTCTCGGCACCCTGCTCAACGCGCTGCTCATCGGCCCGTTCGCCGACCTCACGCTCCTCGTGCTGCCGGCTCCGCCGTCCGTGTGGGTGGGGGCGCCCATGTTCGTCTTCGGACTCGTGCTGCTGGCGTTCGCGACCGGGCTCTACATCGCGGCGGACTTCGGCCCCGGACCGCGCGACGGACTCATGACGGGGCTCGTCCGGGTGACCCGATGGCCGGTCTGGCTGGCGCGGACGGTCATCGAGGGGTCCGTGCTGCTGATCGGCTTCCTGCTCGGCGGTCCGGTGGGCGTCGGCACCGTGCTGTTCGCCTTCGGCGTCGGCCCGTTGATCGGCTGGTTCCTCCCGCGGATCGAGCGCCGCCGCCGGGAGCGTTCGCAGCGCCTCGCCGTCGGGGCCAGCGCGCCCCTGGGCCCTTGA
- a CDS encoding ACP S-malonyltransferase — MIVVVCPGQGSQTPGFLAPWLELDGVEERLATYSEAAQVDLRTHGTESDADTIRDTRVAQPLIVAASLVAGDALVAAAGRRADGIAGHSVGEIAALVGSGVLDAATGMRLVGIRGRAMADAAAQTPTGMSAVLGGDEETLLARLAELGLAPANFNGGGQIVVAGPLPALAALAEEPVKGTRVVPLQVAGAFHTDYMASAVSALRDAVADVQPSDPEITLWTNRDGSVVTDGATALDYLVDQVSSPVRWDLCMTSFADAGVTGVIELAPAGALVGLAKRGLRGVPTVAVKTPEDLEAAVALLNGEAA; from the coding sequence GTGATTGTCGTCGTCTGCCCTGGACAGGGCTCGCAGACCCCCGGATTCCTCGCCCCCTGGCTCGAGCTCGACGGAGTGGAGGAGCGTCTCGCCACCTACTCCGAGGCCGCGCAGGTCGATCTCCGCACGCACGGCACCGAGTCGGACGCGGACACCATCCGCGACACCCGGGTCGCCCAGCCGCTGATCGTGGCCGCCTCCCTCGTCGCCGGTGATGCTCTCGTGGCCGCCGCCGGTCGCCGCGCGGACGGCATCGCCGGGCACTCCGTCGGGGAGATCGCGGCGCTCGTCGGCAGCGGCGTGCTTGACGCCGCGACGGGCATGCGCCTCGTCGGCATCCGGGGGCGGGCGATGGCCGATGCCGCCGCCCAGACCCCGACGGGGATGAGCGCGGTCCTCGGCGGCGATGAGGAGACGCTCCTCGCCCGCCTCGCCGAGCTCGGCCTCGCGCCGGCGAACTTCAACGGCGGCGGGCAGATCGTCGTCGCCGGTCCTCTCCCGGCCCTGGCAGCTCTCGCCGAGGAGCCGGTCAAGGGCACCCGCGTGGTGCCGCTCCAGGTCGCCGGAGCGTTCCACACCGACTACATGGCCTCCGCCGTCTCGGCGCTCCGCGACGCGGTCGCCGACGTGCAGCCGTCCGACCCCGAGATCACGCTCTGGACCAACCGCGACGGCTCGGTCGTGACCGACGGAGCGACGGCGCTCGACTACCTCGTCGATCAGGTCTCCTCCCCCGTCCGGTGGGACCTCTGCATGACCTCCTTCGCCGACGCCGGGGTGACCGGCGTCATCGAGCTCGCCCCCGCGGGCGCCCTCGTCGGTCTCGCCAAGCGCGGCCTGCGCGGCGTGCCGACGGTCGCCGTGAAGACCCCCGAAGACCTCGAAGCCGCCGTCGCGCTGCTGAACGGAGAAGCCGCATGA
- a CDS encoding beta-ketoacyl-[acyl-carrier-protein] synthase family protein, with amino-acid sequence MTKRIVVTGIGATSAIGGTAPENWDNLLAGASGARTIEHDWVQEYDLPVTFAASASVRPEEVLPRHEAKRLDPSSQFALIAAREAWEDAGSPEVAPERLGVDFATGIGGLWTLLDAWDTLREKGPRRVMPLTVPMLMPNAAAGNLSLQFEARAYAQTVVSACASSTESIIHAFHHLQEGLADVVIAGGTESAIHPITMAAFASAQALSRRNDDPAHASRPGAIDRDGFVMGEGAAALILETEEHAKARGAKIYGYVLGGGVTADAYHITGNDPEGKGAARAVIQALEEAGITPDQVTHINAHATSTPVGDPNEYVALKNVFGDRIDEIPVSATKASTGHLLGGTGALEAIFSLLALRDRVAPPTINMTEPDPEVPFRLSGEAAPLGDGPQIAISNSFGFGGHNAVLVLGGVD; translated from the coding sequence ATGACCAAGCGCATCGTCGTCACCGGCATCGGCGCCACCTCCGCCATCGGCGGGACGGCCCCGGAGAACTGGGACAACCTTCTCGCCGGTGCCTCCGGCGCCCGCACGATCGAGCACGACTGGGTGCAGGAGTACGACCTGCCCGTCACGTTCGCCGCCTCCGCGAGCGTCCGCCCGGAAGAGGTGCTGCCCCGCCACGAGGCGAAGCGTCTCGACCCCTCTTCGCAGTTCGCGCTCATCGCGGCGCGCGAGGCCTGGGAGGACGCGGGCTCGCCCGAGGTCGCTCCCGAGCGCCTCGGCGTCGACTTCGCGACCGGGATCGGCGGCCTCTGGACGCTGCTCGACGCCTGGGACACGCTGCGCGAGAAGGGCCCCCGCCGGGTCATGCCGCTGACCGTGCCGATGCTGATGCCGAACGCGGCCGCCGGCAACCTGTCGCTGCAGTTCGAGGCCCGCGCCTATGCGCAGACCGTCGTCAGCGCGTGCGCCTCCAGCACCGAGTCGATCATCCACGCCTTCCACCACCTGCAGGAGGGGCTGGCCGACGTCGTCATCGCCGGCGGCACCGAGTCGGCGATCCACCCGATCACGATGGCCGCGTTCGCGTCCGCGCAGGCGCTGTCGCGCCGCAACGACGACCCGGCCCACGCCTCCCGACCCGGCGCGATCGACCGCGACGGCTTCGTGATGGGCGAGGGCGCCGCGGCCCTCATCCTCGAGACCGAGGAGCACGCCAAGGCCCGCGGCGCGAAGATCTACGGCTACGTCCTCGGCGGTGGCGTGACCGCCGATGCGTACCACATCACCGGCAACGACCCGGAGGGCAAGGGGGCGGCGCGTGCCGTGATCCAGGCACTCGAGGAGGCCGGCATCACGCCCGACCAGGTGACGCACATCAACGCCCACGCGACCTCGACCCCGGTCGGCGACCCCAACGAGTACGTCGCGCTGAAGAACGTCTTCGGCGACCGGATCGACGAGATCCCGGTGTCGGCCACCAAGGCGTCGACCGGGCACCTCCTGGGCGGGACCGGCGCGCTGGAGGCGATCTTCTCCCTCCTCGCGCTGCGGGACCGCGTGGCTCCGCCGACGATCAACATGACCGAGCCGGACCCGGAGGTGCCGTTCCGTCTGTCCGGAGAGGCGGCTCCGCTCGGCGACGGCCCGCAGATCGCCATCAGCAACTCGTTCGGCTTCGGCGGACACAACGCCGTGCTCGTGCTGGGCGGCGTCGACTGA
- a CDS encoding DNA primase family protein — protein MSAPSFLDAETGKFDATLLADYIAAEPTRLGRGVEGDLYEYREGVYVRDENVVTKRVAKALGAKFSTTVLGQVQAHLLNIDLPEVGLPDLPRGYLDYIVLENGIYWWQEDRLTEHNEMLGALTKLPIAYDPIAIPHTFLEWLQQVLGEDPELHRHMWEVLGYLLMTGNPLQKIFLLYGEGGNGKGTMLRVIRYLLGRANYSSISMHQLVDDRFATSGLYGKTANISGDLSSRFLSDPQILKEITGGDSISASRKFGHSFEFVPYAVPIFASNEFFRTSDNSIGWRRRWEVIDFVQKVDGSGPFDEQLLFDDAPGIFRYAMEGLRRLMQRGKFAPPQAAQEATTRLHDAADPLMLWLDEDEAVFLGPEHMSPTADVYRKYSGWCRRNGYSPLASGPFGLRLKQMGITRTRPRVGSSRTWHYEGIAVTLSTVD, from the coding sequence ATGAGCGCCCCATCGTTCCTGGACGCCGAAACGGGCAAGTTTGACGCCACCCTCCTCGCTGACTACATCGCGGCTGAGCCCACGCGGCTCGGCCGCGGTGTCGAAGGCGACCTATACGAGTACCGCGAGGGCGTCTACGTCCGCGATGAGAACGTCGTCACCAAGCGCGTCGCAAAGGCCCTCGGCGCGAAGTTCTCCACCACGGTCCTCGGGCAGGTCCAAGCGCACCTCCTGAACATCGATCTTCCCGAGGTCGGCCTCCCCGACCTCCCGCGCGGCTACCTCGACTACATCGTGCTGGAGAACGGCATTTACTGGTGGCAAGAGGACCGGCTCACCGAGCACAACGAAATGCTCGGCGCGCTGACCAAGCTTCCGATCGCGTACGACCCCATCGCGATCCCACACACCTTCCTCGAATGGCTCCAGCAGGTGCTCGGCGAAGACCCGGAGCTCCACCGACACATGTGGGAGGTCCTCGGGTACCTGCTCATGACCGGCAACCCGCTGCAGAAGATCTTCCTGCTCTACGGCGAGGGCGGCAACGGCAAGGGCACCATGCTCCGAGTCATCCGCTACCTCCTCGGGCGCGCGAACTACTCCAGCATCAGCATGCACCAGCTCGTCGACGACCGCTTCGCCACCTCAGGCCTGTACGGCAAGACCGCGAACATCAGCGGCGACCTCTCCAGTCGGTTCCTGTCCGACCCCCAAATCCTCAAGGAGATCACCGGCGGCGACTCTATCAGCGCATCCCGCAAGTTCGGCCACTCCTTCGAGTTCGTGCCCTACGCGGTCCCGATCTTCGCGTCGAACGAGTTCTTCCGCACCTCCGACAACTCCATCGGCTGGCGCCGACGCTGGGAGGTCATTGACTTCGTGCAGAAAGTCGACGGCTCCGGCCCCTTCGACGAGCAACTCCTCTTCGACGACGCCCCCGGCATCTTCCGCTACGCAATGGAGGGACTTCGCCGCCTCATGCAGCGGGGCAAGTTCGCACCGCCCCAGGCCGCTCAGGAAGCCACCACCCGTCTCCACGACGCCGCCGACCCGCTCATGCTGTGGCTCGACGAGGACGAGGCCGTGTTCCTCGGCCCCGAGCACATGAGCCCCACCGCCGACGTGTACCGCAAGTACTCCGGGTGGTGCCGCCGCAACGGCTACTCACCGCTCGCGTCGGGCCCCTTCGGGCTCCGACTCAAGCAGATGGGCATCACCCGCACCCGCCCCCGCGTCGGCTCCTCGCGCACCTGGCATTACGAGGGCATCGCCGTGACCCTTTCGACGGTCGACTGA